The window CCATCCGCGGTTCGAATTCGTGAAGGCCAATCTGGCCGATCGCCCGGCGATGTCGGCGCTGTTCGCCAGGCACAAATTTCCGGTGGTGATCCATCTCGCGGCGCAGGCCGGCGTGCGGTATTCGATCGATAAGCCGCATGCCTATGCCGACGCCAACCTCGAAGGCTTTCTCAACGTCCTCGAAGGTTGCCGGCACAATGCATGCAAACACCTGATCTACGCGTCGTCATCCTCGGTATACGGGGCCAACAAGAAAAAGCCGTTCTCGGTAAGCGACCGGGTCGACAATCCCATCAGCCTGTATGCCGCGACCAAGAAGGCGAACGAGTTGATGGCGCATTCCTACAGCCATCTCTATCGGCTGCCGACCACGGGCCTGCGGTTCTTCACGGTCTATGGGCCTTGGGGAAGGCCGGACATGGCGATCTTCCTGTTTACCAAGGCGATCGTCGAACGGGCGCCGATCAAGCTCTTCAACCACGGCAACATGCGCCGCGATTTCACTTACATCGATGACGTTGCGGCTGTCATCGGGCGGCTCCTCGGTCATGTCCCTGCGGGCAGCGAGAACAGCGCTCCGGCACGGATTTACAACGTCGGTAACCACAAGCCGGAAGACCTGTTGCATGTGGTGACGGTTCTTGAGAAAGAGTTGGGGCTTGAAGCCGTCAAAACTATGCTACCCATGCAGCCCGGCGACGTGCCTGAAACCTTCGCCGACATCGACGACCTGATGCGCGATGTCGGCTTCAGACCGGACACCCCGATCGAAGACGGCATCCGCCATTTCGTGGCATGGTATCGCGGCCACTACGGCGCATGATTGCAAAGGTTTGATCTAATCATGGACAAGCGCATCATCCCATTGATCATGTGTGGCGGCGCGGGGACGCGGCTGTGGCCGTCGTCGCGCGAGGGGCGGCCGAAGCAGTTTCTGCCGCTGTTCGGGCCGCGCTCCACGTTCCAGGACACGATGCTGCGGGTGTCGGATACGACCTTGTTCGATCGGCCGATCGTCATCACCAGTGCCGCTTATCGTTTCATGGTGCGCGAACAACTCGCCGACATCGGTCTCGAGGCCGATGTGTTGCTGGAACCGGCGCGGCGCGATTCCGGCCCGGCGATTGCTGCCGGCGCGGCCTTCGCGCAGACCCGCGATAGCGATGCCGTGGTGCTGGCGCTGGCCGCCGATCACGTCGTCAAGGATACCGCCGCCTTCGTCGCGGCGTGCCGCCAGGGACTCGTGGTCGCCAACGAGGGACATATCGTAACCTTCGGCGTCAAGCCGGAGCGTCCGGCGACGGAATACGGCTACATCTCGCCGGGCAAAGCCATCGCCGGTGACGTGCATGCGGTGGCGAAATTCGTCGAGAAGCCGGATCTGGCGAGGGCCGCGGGTTACATCGAGGCGGGCTATCTCTGGAACAGCGGTAACTTCATGTTCCGCGCCGCGATGCTGCTGGATGAATACAGCCGGGTCGATCCGGACAGCGTGCAGACCATCACCGACGCCGTCGCCGGAGCGGGCCGCGACCTCGGCTTTATTACCCTCGACGCGGAGGCGTTTGGAAAGGCGAAGGCGATTTCGATCGACTATGCGGTGATGGAAAAGACTTCACACGCCGCGGTGGTGCCGGTCGCCTGCGGCTGGTCCGACGTCGGCTCCTGGCTTGCGGTGTGGGAATTGTCGGACAAGGACGGGCAGGGCAACGCCGCGCAGGGCACCGCGGTGTTCGAGGACTCGCGCAACTGCAATGTGGCCACCGACGGGGTTGTGGTGGCGCTGGAAGGCGTCGACGATCTGGTGGTGGTGGCGACGCAGGATGCGGTTCTGGTGTCGCGTCAGAAGGATGCCAACGGCCTGAAGCGGCTGGTGGCGAAATTGAAAGTTGTGGCGCCGAACGTCACCGAGGATCATCTCAAGGTGCATCGGCCATGGGGCTCGTATCAGTCGCTCGACAATGGCGACCGCCATCAGGTCAAGCGCATCGTGGTGAAGGCCGGCGGGCGGCTGTCGCTGCAGATGCATCACCACCGTTCCGAGCACTGGATCGTGGTCCGCGGCACGGCGCGGGTGACGGTCAATGACCTCGTCAAGATCGTCCACGAGAACGAGTCGATCTACATCCCGATCGGCGCCACCCACCGGCTGGAAAACCCCGGCAAGATTCTGCTCGAACTGATCGAAGTGCAGACCGGCAGCTATCTCGGCGAGGACGACATCATCCGCATCGAGGACGATTATCGGCGCAGCTAGCCGTGCTGTGGCCCGGTCGATTGATGCGGAACCGTGCGGCCGTGGCCGGCCAATAATTGTGTAATTCTTTGAATCAAAACGTGTTTGGATGAAAATCCAGCCCCATCGCCACATTTGTGGCGGCATGCTAGGAGAACCCACGCGCTGGGACGGCGCGGCAGTTCGGGGTTCAATCGATGGTTTCCAAAGGTTCTGACAAGAGTTCTGACAAGGGGTCAGAGACAGGTATGGGCGCAGGCCGCACGCTTCGGGTTGGTGTGGTCGGCGCCGGCGTGATGGGCACTAACCATGGCCGCGTGCTGGCCGGGCTGCCGGGCATCGAGCTGATCGGCATCGTCGATCCCCTTCCGGAACACCGCGCCCGCGCGGTCAAACTGATCGGCTGCCCGACCTTTTCGGATCTCGAATCACTCATTGAGGCCGGCGTCGATGCGGTCACCATCGCCGCCCCAACCCATCTGCATCATGAAGTAGCATTGGCCTGCATTGCCAAAGGCATTCACGTGCTGGTCGAAAAGCCGATCGCCTCCACAGTGGAGGAGGGTCGCGAGATCGTCGAGGCCGCCCGCCGCGCCAAGGTGACGTTGATGGTCGGCCATGTCGAGCGCTTCAATCCCGCCGTCGCCACCATCAAGCAGGCGATCAAGGACGAGGACATTCTCTCCATCGCCATCACCCGCGTCGGACCGTTCCCGCCGCGGATGTCCAATGTCGGCGTCGTCATCGATCTCGCCGTGCATGACATCGATCTGATCCGCTGGTTCACCGAATCCGACATCGTCGATGTGCAGCCGCAGCTCGCCAGCGCCGTTGCCGAGCGCGAGGATATCGCGCTGCTGCAGTTCCGCACCGCCTCCGGCGTGCTGGCGCATATCAACACCAACTGGCTGACGCCCTTCAAGGCGCGCACCGTCACCGTCGCGACGCGCGGCAAATATGTGATGGGCGATCTCTTGACCCGCCAGGTCACCGAGTGCTTCGGCTTCAAGACCGACGGCAGCTATTCGATGCGGCATCTGCCGGTCGGGCAGGACGAGCCGTTGCGCGCCGAATTGCTGGCGTTCCTCGATGCAGTTCGCTCCGGCGGCGTGCCCGCCGTGACCGGCGACGAAGGCGTCGCCAGCCTCGAGATCGCAATCCAGTGCCTGGAAGCGCCGAAGAAGCCCACAGCCGTCGCCCGCCCGGCGCCGCGCCGCGTGGTCGGCTGACACGCGCGTTAATTCGGCGCGTTCGCGCGCCGCTGTTCAACACGAATATCTGCAGGCCCCTATGAACCAGCATTTGCGTCCAGAGCCCGTTCCCTTCATTGACATTGGTGCGCAACGCCGTCGCCTCGGCCAGTCGATCGACGATGCTGTCGGCCGCGTGCTGACGCATTGCCAGTTCATCGGTGGCCCGGAAGTGACGCAGCTTGAAGCCGAACTTGCGGCCTATACCGGCGCCAAACATGTCATCAGCTGCGCCAGCGGCACCGATGCGTTGCTGATGGTGCTGATGGCCAAGGGCGTCGGTCCCGGCGACGCCGTGTTCTGTCCGTCGTTCACCTTCTGCGCCACCGGCGAGGCCGTGGCGCTGACCGGCGCGTCGCCTGTTTTCGTCGATGTCGATGAGTCCACCTACAACATGGACGCCGCTTCGCTGAAGCGCGCCGTCGCCACCGCGAAGAAGCTCGGCCTCAAGCCCCGGGCCATCATCCCCGTCGATCTGTTCGGCCAGCCCGCCGACCATGATACGATCGCCGCCATCGCCGAAGCCGAAGGGATGTTCGTGCTCGACGACGCCGCGCAGGCGTTCGGCGCCAGGTACAAGGGCAAACGCATCGGCACCTTCGCGCTCGCCACCGCGACCAGCTTCTTTCCCGCCAAACCACTCGGCTGTTTCGGCGACGGCGGCGCGATCTTCACCGACGATGATCAGCTCGCCGCCGATCTGCGCAGCATCCGCGTCCACGGCCAGGGTTCTGACAAATACGATAACGTTCGCCTCGGTCTCACCGGGCGCCTCGACACCATCCAGGCCGCGGTGCTGCTCGAGAAGCTGAAGATTTTCGACGACGAGATCGCCGTCCGCAACAAGGTGGCGGAGCGCTATGCGCGCAGCCTCGGCAACATCGTCACGGTGCCGCGCGTCGCCGACGGCAACAGCTCGATCTGGGCCTGCTACACCATCCGGCTGCCGAAGGGCACCGACCGTGACGCTTTCGCCGCGTCGCTGAAGGCGCAGGGCGTGCCGACCGCGATCTATTATGTGAAATCGATGCACATGCAGACCGCCTACGCCAATTACCCCGTCGCCGATGGCGGCCTGCCGGTGTGCGAGGCGCTCTCCGCCGACGTCATCAGCCTGCCGGTGCACGCTTATCTCGACGAGGCGACCCAGGAACGCGTCATCAAGGCTGTGCGCGACGCGCTGGCGGCTTGATTTGCTCGTTTTGAACCGCCGCCGCATGCTGTAGAAGCGGCGGATGCTCGGACGCATTTTCACCGTCGGCGGTTATACGCTGCTCTCGCGGATCACCGGATTCGCGCGCGACATCATGCTCGCGGCGATCCTTGGTGCTGGGCCGGTCGCCGACGCCTTCTTCGTGGCGCTGCGGCTGCCCAACCATTTTCGCGCGATCTTTGCCGAAGGCGCCTTCAATGCCGCCTTCGTGCCGGCCTATGCCCACGTCCACGGCGAGGGGGGCGAAACTTCGGCGCGATTATTCGCCAACCGCATTTTCACACTGCTGTTCGTTTCGCAGGTCGTGTTGCTGGCGGTAGCTCTGCTGTTCATGCCGCAGGCCATGAGCATCCTCGCGCCGGGCTTCACCGACGAGCCCGAGCAGCGCCGCCTTGCCATTGAACTGACGCGCATCACCTTTCCCTATCTGCTGCTGATCACGCTGGTGACGCTGTATGGCGGCATGCTCAACGTGGTCAATCGCTTTGCCAGCGCCGCGGCGGCGTCGATCTTCCTCAACATCTCGATGATGGCGACGCTGGCGCTTGCCGTGTTCTTCCCGACCGCCGGCCACGCCGCGGCCTGGGGTGTGCTGATCTCCGGCTTCCTGCAATACTTTTTGCTAGCCGGCGATCTCGCCCGTCACGGCGGCCTGCCGCGCTTCGCGCCGCTGCGGCTCGATGAGGACGTCCGCGCCTTCTTCCGCGCGCTGGGGCCCGCGACATTAGGCTCGATGGGCACGCAAGTTGCGCTGTTCGCCGACACCATCATCGCGACGTTCCTGCCGGTTGGCGCGTTGTCGGCGCTGTATTACGCCGACCGCCTCAATCAATTGCCGATCGGCGTGATCGGCATCGCCATAGGCACCGTGCTGCTGCCGGAAATGTCACGGCGGATCACTTCGGGCGATCACGCCGGCGCGATGGCGTCGCAGCGCCGTGCTTTCGAATTCACGTTGCTGTTCTCGGTGCCGTTTGTCGCCGCGTTCCTCACCGTGCCCGATGTCGTCATGCGCGCAATGTTTGCACGCGGCGCCTTCACCAAGGCCGACGCGGCGGCCGCGGGCGCTACACTCGCCGCCTATGCGATTGCGCTGATTCCCTTCGTGCTGATCCGCAGCGCGGTTGCGACCTTCTATGCCCGCAAGGATACGGCGACGCCGATGAAGGCGTCGCTGACCGGCATCGTCGTCAATGTGCTGTTGAAAATCATGCTGATGGGGTCGCTGGCCCAGGTCGGTCTCGCATTGGCTACCGCTGTCGGCGCCTGGGTCAACCTGCTGCTGGTGATCGGCTTCGCGGTGCGGGCGGACTATCTGGAGTTCGATCGGGCCTTCGTGCTGTCGCTGGTCAAATTCTTCGTGATCGGCGTCGTGCTCGCGGCGGTGCTGTGGCTCGCCGCGCATTTTGCTGCGGTGCAGTTTGCCAGCATGTCCGTGCTGCGCGACGAGGCTGCGCTTGGCATGCTGATGGTGGTCGGCTCCGTCGTCTACGTGGCCCTGATCCTGCTGCTGTTCGGCCGCCATTGGCTGAGGTCGCTGGTGCGAAGCTAAGCCGCATTTGCGCTTCCCGCCGTTCCGCTGCAAGATAGAGCAAATCTAAACTGCAGTCGGAGAGACCATGGCTCCCATCAAATTCGGCGTCGGACAAAGCGTCCTGCGCAAGGAAGACGACGCCCTGATTCGCGGCAAGGGCCGCTACACCGATGATCACGCGCCGGCAACTCTGCACGCGCTGATGCTGCGCTCGCCGCATGCCCACGCGACCTTTACGCTTGACGCCAAGCGCGCCCGCACGCTACCCGGCGTTGCCGCGATCCTGACTGCCGACGACGTCAAGGATCTGGGCGGCCTGCCGTGCCTGTTCAACCTGCCGGATACGCCGTTCACCGGGCCTGACTATCCGATCCTCGCAGCGAAAGTGGTCCGCCATGTCGGCGACGCCGTGGCCTTCGTTGTCGCCGACACCATCGCGCAGGCGCGCGACGCCGTCGAGGCGATCGAGGTCGAGTGGACGCCGCTGCCCGCCGTGGCCGGCCTCGTCAACGCGGTCAAGAAAGATGCGCCGCAGGTCTGGCCGGCCCATGCCGGCAATGTGCTGTTCGACGTGCCGCTCGGCGACAAGAAGGCGGTCGATGCGGTGTTTGCCAAGGCGCCCATCATTGCCGAAGTGAAAATCGTCAATCCGCGCGTCATCATCAACTACATGGAGACCCGCGCTGCGGTCTGCGAATATGACGCCAAGCGCGATCATCTGACGTTGACTATCGGCAGCCAGGGCAGCCACCGGCTGCGCGACATTCTGTGCCAGAACGTGCTGAAGATTCCGGTCGAGAACATGCGGGTGATCTGCCCCGATGTCGGCGGCGGTTTCGGCACGCGGCTGTTTCCGTATCGCGAATATGCGCTGGTCGCTGTCGCCGCGAAGAAGCTGCGCAAGACCGTCAAATGGGCGGCCGACCGCGCCGACCATTTCGTTGGCGACGCGCAGGGCCGCGACAATGTCACCCATGCCCGCATGGCGCTCGACAAGGACGGCAAGTTCCTCGCCATGGATGTCGACCTGATGGCCGACATGGGCGCGTACCTGTCGACCTTCGGGCCGTATATTCCGCATGGCGGCGCCGGCATGCTGCCGGGCCTCTACGACATCAAGGCGTTTCACTGCCGCGTCCGCACTGTCTTTACCAACACCGTGCCGGTGGATGCCTATCGCGGCGCCGGCCGCCCCGAAGCGGCCTATGTGGTCGAACGCCTGGTCGATGCCTGCGCACGCAAGCTCGGCATGTCGCCCGATGCGATCCGCCGCAAGAATTTCATCCAGCCGAAGGCGATGCCCTACACAACCGCCACCGGGAAGATCTACGATTCCGGCGACTTCGCGGCTCATATGAAGCGGGCGATGGAAGTCGCCAACTGGAAGGAGTTTCCGAAGCGCGCCAAGGCGGCCAGGAAGCTCGGCCTGGTCCGCGGCATCGGCCTCGCCACCTATGTGGAAGTCTGCGGCACCATGGGCGAGGAGACCGCCAATGTGGCGCTGGGGCCCGATGGCGATATCACCATCCTGATCGGCACCCAGTCGACCGGGCAGGGCCACCAGACCGCCTATGCGCAGATCGTCGCCGAACAGTTCGGCGTCGCGCCGGAGCGCGTCCACATCGTCCAGGGCGATACCGACAAGGTCGCTACCGGGCTGGGCACCGGCGGCTCGGCCTCGATCCCGTCGGGCGGCGTCAGCGTCCAGCGCGCCACCCGCAAGCTCGGCGTCAATTTGAAAGAGCTCGCCGCCGATGCGCTGGAAACCAGTGCCGCCGATCTGGAGATCAGCAACGGTGTCGTGCGCATCGCCGGCACCGACCGTTCGATCTCCTTCGCCGATCTCGCCAAGCGTGCCGATCCCTCAAAACTGAACGCCAGCGAGACTTTTAGCAGTGCCGACGGCACCTTTCCGAACGGCACCCATCTGGTCGAGGTCGAGATCGATCCCGCCACCGGCAAGATTACAATCGTCAACTACGTCATCGTCGATGATTTCGGCGTTACGCTGAATCCGCTGCTGCTGGCGGGCCAGGTCCATGGCGGCACCATGCAGGGCATCGGCCAGGCGCTGATGGAGCAGGCGGTCTACGACCCCAAGGACGGCCAGCTCGTCACCGGCACCTTCATGGACTACGCGCTGCCGCGCGCCGCCGACGGCGCCCCGATCAGCTTCGAGACCCACAATATTCCCTGCACCACCAATCCCATGGGGGTGAAGGGCGCAGGCGAGGCCGGCGCGATCGGCTCCTGTCCGGCGGTGGTTAATGCCATCATCGAGGGGCTGTGGCGCGAATACAAGATCGAGCACATCGACATGCCCGCGACCCCGGAGCGGATCTGGATGGCGATCCGCGAGCAGGAACGCCTGCATAATCTGTAAGACAACGCCGCCGGGAATAGATGCCCGGCGGCGGTGTTTATTTGTGCATTGCACATTCGTCTTAGTTGAATTCCAAAGGGGTAATGGTTGATGAAACGTACGATCGTTGTGGTGTGTGCTTTGTTGCTGGGGGCCGGCGCCGTGATGGCGCAGCAGGATGTCGTCAAGGAGCGCCAGACTCTGATGAAGGCCAACGGACGCAGTCTCGGCGCCGTGCTCGGCGCAATGGCCAAGGGCGACAAGCCCTACGATCAGGCAGCGGTCGATGCCGCGCTCAACGCACTCGACGACACCGCCAGGAAATTGCCGACACTGTTTCCCGACAGCACCAAGGGCCTGAAGGCCGAGGGCGATTACAGCGCCTCGCCCAAAATCTGGGAAGACAAGGTCGGCTTCAACGCTCACATCGCCAGCTTCAGCAAGGTGGTCACAGAGGCCAAGGCCAAGATCAAGGATCTCGACACGCTGAAAGCGACCGCCGGTGGCATCGGCAAGGAATGCGGCGGCTGCCACGAGACGTTTCGTCTGAAGAGCTGAGCTGAAACCGTCGGCCCGGACAAGTGAGCGGAGCGAACGCCGATCCGGGACCCATAACCCCTAGGCTCGTTGATAGCAGAAGGTATCTGCCCCAGCGACCAAACAAGATGACGGTGGTTATGGGTCCCGGCTTGCGCTCGCTTGCCGGGACGACGCGCTTATGGATCAAAGATCGCGATAAGCCTTCCGATCTGCTTCGCTATTCCAGTCGGCGAATGTTGCGAAGGGAAAATCAAGTTGATCCTGTCCCGCACGCGCGAGGACGACGCACTCATGCTCAATCGTGTAGACGACTTCGTCGCCCGTCCGCAGCCTCAGCGCGTCGCGCACCTGCGAGGGAATAGTCGTCCGTGCTTTGCTGTCGATCTTGCTCTTGATCATCGAAAGCCTCATCGGCGTCCCGGCACTCTTGCCGGGACGCCGCGCCAATTATGTTAACTTACTTCGTCACCTGGCCGCGAATTTCGCCGGCCGGATGGGCGGCGGTGTGGACGTTGACGTAGTACTTGCCGGCCACGAGGTCGGCGGCCTGCGCGTCGGTCAGCGTGGCGCTGCCTTCCGACGGGCTGGTGGCGGGCGCGATCGGCACGGCGACGCCGGCGTTCTTGCCGGGCTCGGCGGGGCCGTGGAAATGCGCCATGGTGGCGGGGCCGGTGAGGCCGGAATAGGTCAGTTTCCAGGTCAGCTTCTTGGAAGCGGGATCGTAGTTGATATCGGCGGTGCCGGTGCCGGCGGTGGTGTTGGCGGGTACTTCGGCGGTGCCGTTCAGCGTGGCCTTCATCTTGTCGGCAAACGCCGGAGCGGAAAAGGCGACGGTCGCCAATGCGAGGCTCGTGAGCATGATTTTGGTGTTCGACATGGTTCTCTCCCTGTGGACGCAAAGATCATGATGATTTGAAACGCCGTTGGTTCGTGTTTATTCCCGCGATCGCTGAACGGTGGATCACAATTTCGTTCCGGGAATCGCGGCTACTTGCTCCATAATGGCTGCTGACGCTGGCCCGTGAGGATGGATCGGAACGTGAAGCGACTTTTCGTATTTGTACTGTGCGCTGCCGTGGCCGGGTTCGCGGTGTTCGGTTGGCTGACGATTTCCGCAACGGTTTCCGCGAGCGCGCTAACGGCGCGCACACCGAACATTGCGAACGGGCTGACAACCTTCAATGCCGGCGGATGTTCCTCCTGCCACGCCACGCCGGCGCAGCCGGACCGCGCGCGGCTCGGCGGCGGGCTGCCGATCCCGTCGCCGTTCGGGACGTTCTATGTGCCGAACATCTCGCCCGATCCGGCGGATGGCATCGGGCGGTGGAGCGAGGCCGATTTCGTCACCGCGCTGCTGAAGGGCACATCGCCAGCGGGGATGCACTATTTTCCGGCGTTTCCTTACAGCTCCTATCAGCACGCCAAGATCGAAGACGCACGCGATCTGTTCGCCTATCTGAAGACGTTGCCGCCGGTGTCCGGCAGGGCGCCCGCCCACAACGTGCCGTTCCCG is drawn from Nitrobacteraceae bacterium AZCC 2146 and contains these coding sequences:
- a CDS encoding mono/diheme cytochrome c family protein (product_source=COG2010; cath_funfam=1.10.760.10; cog=COG2010; pfam=PF00034; superfamily=46626; transmembrane_helix_parts=Inside_1_6,TMhelix_7_29,Outside_30_310), which translates into the protein MDRNVKRLFVFVLCAAVAGFAVFGWLTISATVSASALTARTPNIANGLTTFNAGGCSSCHATPAQPDRARLGGGLPIPSPFGTFYVPNISPDPADGIGRWSEADFVTALLKGTSPAGMHYFPAFPYSSYQHAKIEDARDLFAYLKTLPPVSGRAPAHNVPFPFNIRRNLGIWKLLFLDRKPFAPDAGHSAQWNRGSYLVNALGHCAECHSPRNLLGGIVEKQRFAGGPNPEGEGWVPNITQKGLADWTEKDVSYFLETGQTPEGDTAGGSMARVIRNTSQLSAEDRTAMAVYLKSLPAVDGPPRPPKKKG
- a CDS encoding hypothetical protein (product_source=Hypo-rule applied; cath_funfam=2.160.10.10; cleavage_site_network=SignalP-noTM; pfam=PF07452; smart=SM00754); translation: MSNTKIMLTSLALATVAFSAPAFADKMKATLNGTAEVPANTTAGTGTADINYDPASKKLTWKLTYSGLTGPATMAHFHGPAEPGKNAGVAVPIAPATSPSEGSATLTDAQAADLVAGKYYVNVHTAAHPAGEIRGQVTK